The following DNA comes from Phormidium ambiguum IAM M-71.
AAACTACCGAATAGTGCGGTAGTGCTGGTTAGCATGGGCTTTTTCGGCTTGAGTGTTTTGGGATTAAGCTATGGCGCAATCTCAGCATCTTGGGATGAAGAAAGACCTGGAAGCATTTTCGGTTGGCAAGAGTTTACCACCAATTTTGGACGTTTGACGGAAGCATGGCGATCGGCAAAGCAGGAAAAGCAGAAAGAATAATCTGATAATTAGCCCTGCTAAACCGAAATTTTCCTTAAAATCGAGTAATTGCCAGGATTATAAATGATAAGCCGTACTAAGGATGAAGTGTGCTGGCACAGCTTAAGGAGTTAAAGCTCGATTTTTCTCTGAAAAACTTTCAACCTTCATCCTGCACTAGCGGCTACCTAAATTTAAGTAAAACCCAAGAGAGTTAACAGGATATTTTCAAATGATTGTAGTAATGAAAGTCGGTTCGCCAGAAGGCGAAATTGCCCGTATTAGCGAAGAGTTACGCAACTCAGGACTAACACCAGAACCGATTGTTGGTAAACACAAAGTAGTAATTGGTTTAGTTGGTGATACAGCTGATTTAGACCCGTTACAATTGCAGGAAATTAGTCCTTGGATTGAGCAAGTTCTGCGGGTAGAACAGCCTTTCAAACGGGCAAGTATTGAGTACCGTCACGGAGAAGCTAGCGAAGTCCCAGTTTCTACTCCTAATGGTACGGTTTACTTTGGTTTGCACCATCCTTTGGTAGTGGTAGCAGGGCCTTGTTCCGTAGAAAATGAAGAAATGATTATTGAAACTGCACGGCGCGTGAAAGCTGCTGGGGCGCAGTTTCTCCGGGGTGGTGCTTACAAACCTCGGACTTCTCCTTATGCTTTCCAAGGTCATGGGGAAAGCGCTTTAGAGTTATTGGCAGCTGCCAGAAAAGAAACTGGTTTGGGGATCATCACTGAAGTCATGGATGCTGCGGAACTCGATATCATCGCAGAAGTAGCTGATGTGATCCAAATTGGTGCTCGCAATATGCAAAACTTTTCTTTACTGAAGAAAGTGGGCGCTCAAGAAAAACCAGTGTTGTTGAAGCGGGGAATGTCCGCTACGGTTGAAGATTGGTTAATGGCAGCGGAATATATCTTAGCTTCGGGCAACCCGAATGTGATTCTTTGCGAACGGGGAATTCGGACTTTCGATCGCCAATACACCCGTAATACTTTAGATTTGGCAGTGGTGCCAGTGTTGAGAAAGTTATCTCACTTACCAATTATGGTCGATCCCAGTCACGGTACTGGTTGGGCGACTTATGTGCCGGATACAGCAAAAGCTGCGATCGCAATTGGTGCAGACTCTTTAATGATTGAAGTTCACCCCAATCCGGCTAAAGCTTTATCCGATGGGCCACAATCTCTCACTCCCGATCGCTTTGACTCCTTAATGCAAGAACTCTCAGTTGTTGGTAAAGCAATGGGTCGTTGGCCTCAAGCTGTTGCCGCAGTGGTTTAATCAAGATCGAAAGAATTAGTTTAATAACGAGAAAGGCCAGTCTTAAGACTGGCCTTTTGAATACCACAATATAATTCCATCTATCCGATAGGCTGTTGAGTAGAGAAACGGGCTAACATCACCAGTTAACCCGCGAGCTTGGGAACGCGCAGAGCAATTATTTTTGCACTACTAGTTTGACATTGGCATTTTGCAAACCACGTTGCTTAACTTCAGCCAAAGTCTTGTTCACAGCATACTTTTGGTTGATAGAATTGATCAGTTCAGTTTGGTTGTGCTTCTTAGCAACGCCCCACAGGTCAGCGATCAAGTCAAATGTGCCGTCGCTGTTGCGAGACCAACCCAGGTCATATTCGCCTTCGAGAACTGCAACCAAGTCAGCACGAACCCGCTGTCCATTGTAACCACGAACATCTGCATTATTCTTCACAGAGATGCCCAGGTCGCGTAAAGAGGTTTTCAGGATTTCAGCGTCAGTGATTTTGGTACGCAGTGTGCTAAAGTGAGACATTGGGATTCCTCCTAGAGAAACTAGAAACAAACAACAACATTTTGTTTTTGGTCTGAAATCGCTAGCTTTAAGCTAGCCTTTCCTCCTGTTGGGAGCAGGAGAAAGCTTTTAAAACTCCATTCGCTGATATTCAGCAACGGAGGCAGCAGCTGGTCTGGCACGCTGTCTTGCCCAATCTCTCAATGCTGTGACTTGTTCAGTCATAGTCCGAGATAAGGGTTGCGTAGCCTTAATTGCGGCGATAATGTCCAACTGCGTAAATTCTCGATCTTGGGCAAACGCTTCATACATTGCAGCGATTAACGCTTGCTCAATTTCTGCACCAGAAAAACCATCAGATACTTTAGCTAATTGATCGAGGTCAAAGCGTGAGATTTCTCGATGGCGTTTGCTGAGGTGAATTTGGAAAATTTCTTGACGTTCCTCTGCATTTGGCAGGTCTACAAAGAAAATTTCGTCAAAACGTCCCTTTCTTAAAAACTCTCCTGGTAAACGTTCTACTCGATTCGCTGTTGCCATCACAAACACTGGTGAGTTTTTCTCTTGCATCCAGGTCAGGAAGGAACCGAAAATCCGACTAGAAGTACCACCATCCGAATCAGCAGAACCCGCACTTCCGGCGAAAGCTTTGTCTAATTCGTCAATAAATAAAATGGCTGGAGAAATCGATTCTGCGGTTTTTAAGGCGTTCCTGAGATTGGCTTCCGATCGCCCTACCATTGAGCCGTCATATACTCTACCCATGTCGAGGCGCAATAATGGCAAACCCCAAAGACGTGAGGTAGTTTTAGCGATTAAGGATTTCCCACAACCAGGTACGCCCAAAATCAACATCCCTTTAGGTTGGGGTAATCCATACTCTCTAGCTCTTTCTGTGAAAGCGTTAGAGCGCTGCATCAGCCATTTTTTCAGTTCTTCTAAACCACCTACCGCATTGATCGTTTCATCTTCTTCGATATACTCCAGAATCCCGTTGCGGCGGATAATTTGCTTTTTCTCAGAAAGTACGATGTCAACTTCTGCTTCGGTCAGACGGCCAGCTGTTACTTGAGCTTTACGGTAAACTTTTTCTGCTTCATCTTTGGTCAGACCCAAGGCAGCACGTAATAGCTTTTCTCTAGCTTCCGTACTTACCTTTCTGCCCCGTCCACCTTGCTCTAGCTGCTGGGTCAATACCTGATTCAGTTCTGCCATGTCCGGTAGCGGGAAGTCTAGAACCACAACTTCCTTTTCCAGCTCGATCGGAATGGTCTGCACCGGGGACATCAGGATAATGGTTTTCTGAGTGCCCCTAAAGCTGGCGATCGCATCCCGCAGCCATCTTGTTGTCTGTGGATCGTTGAAAAACGGATGCAGATCTTTGAAGATGAAAATACTAGAATCTCGCTGGGGGTCTCGCTGCTGCCGATTCATTGCCCACTCGATCGCCGCTTGGGGTGAGACTGTGTTGTGTTGTACGCTGCGTGGTTGTCCATATTCCACCATGCCCTGCGTTACTGTCCACACAAACACCCTTCTTTGGGGTCTCATCTGCGCGATTGTCGAAATTGCCTGCTCTGCCCGCTCTTCCTCGGAGGTTACGAGGTAGATCAGAGGATATTGAGCTTGTACTAGGATGCTGAGCTCTTCTTTCATTTCGCCACGACCTACTTAATATCAACCGATTTAAAGAGACGATACAGACAGTACCAGAGTTTTCATTTCCTGCTATTGAATCTTTAGTCGATCTAGCAGGGAACTAGTTCTTCGGCTTCTCCTTGCTGAGTGGATTCCGTTACCGTTACCTTCTCAACTGATGAGAGTTCCTCTTCTGGCAATATACCTGGCTGCTTTTTCAGGGAGGCTAATTCCCCTTGCTTCATAACCAGCGAACCCGTACACTCCGGACAACTGTAAACCCGATGCGTTTGCCCTTGAGCAGCTTCTACTTCTCCGACAATTTCTGGATTGTCTAAGTAAAAGATAATCGCTCTTTCAGCAATCGCTGACATCGGTTCTGAGTCAATAGCGGCTTTTATTTTGAGTTGACGATGCAGCTCTGGTGAAAGATACAACGTAACCTTTTGTTTGTCTTGCATAATTGACTCATTTCAGTTGTTCTACCCGGGTATGTGTATCAGACTATCGTTTGATTTTTCTGGTGTCAAGACATCAAGCTGCTATGACAGCAATATTGTTACATTTGTTTACATAAACTCATCGGTT
Coding sequences within:
- a CDS encoding AAA family ATPase, with the translated sequence MKEELSILVQAQYPLIYLVTSEEERAEQAISTIAQMRPQRRVFVWTVTQGMVEYGQPRSVQHNTVSPQAAIEWAMNRQQRDPQRDSSIFIFKDLHPFFNDPQTTRWLRDAIASFRGTQKTIILMSPVQTIPIELEKEVVVLDFPLPDMAELNQVLTQQLEQGGRGRKVSTEAREKLLRAALGLTKDEAEKVYRKAQVTAGRLTEAEVDIVLSEKKQIIRRNGILEYIEEDETINAVGGLEELKKWLMQRSNAFTERAREYGLPQPKGMLILGVPGCGKSLIAKTTSRLWGLPLLRLDMGRVYDGSMVGRSEANLRNALKTAESISPAILFIDELDKAFAGSAGSADSDGGTSSRIFGSFLTWMQEKNSPVFVMATANRVERLPGEFLRKGRFDEIFFVDLPNAEERQEIFQIHLSKRHREISRFDLDQLAKVSDGFSGAEIEQALIAAMYEAFAQDREFTQLDIIAAIKATQPLSRTMTEQVTALRDWARQRARPAAASVAEYQRMEF
- a CDS encoding DUF1257 domain-containing protein, whose product is MSHFSTLRTKITDAEILKTSLRDLGISVKNNADVRGYNGQRVRADLVAVLEGEYDLGWSRNSDGTFDLIADLWGVAKKHNQTELINSINQKYAVNKTLAEVKQRGLQNANVKLVVQK
- the aroF gene encoding 3-deoxy-7-phosphoheptulonate synthase produces the protein MIVVMKVGSPEGEIARISEELRNSGLTPEPIVGKHKVVIGLVGDTADLDPLQLQEISPWIEQVLRVEQPFKRASIEYRHGEASEVPVSTPNGTVYFGLHHPLVVVAGPCSVENEEMIIETARRVKAAGAQFLRGGAYKPRTSPYAFQGHGESALELLAAARKETGLGIITEVMDAAELDIIAEVADVIQIGARNMQNFSLLKKVGAQEKPVLLKRGMSATVEDWLMAAEYILASGNPNVILCERGIRTFDRQYTRNTLDLAVVPVLRKLSHLPIMVDPSHGTGWATYVPDTAKAAIAIGADSLMIEVHPNPAKALSDGPQSLTPDRFDSLMQELSVVGKAMGRWPQAVAAVV